TGGAGCAACAATCAAATTCCATCTCAAAAGTTAACCAGAATCTCAAGACAGAATATGAACAGATGAAGAATCTGCACTTTGACACATCTCAGGTACACTGGAGTCTAATTGAAGCATTACATAAGAACCACGCGAAGTGCATAAACCAAGACATCACCACCATCTCTTGAGTAATTCCTTTAGAAAAGAATACTATGGAGTAAAACAAAGCCATGAACTTACAAAAGAACTTCACAAATGCACCACACATAAATTCATCGACAACCGATAGACGCAAAATTCAATAAGCAAATCAACAGGGTACCGCAGTTGCAAGTCTTTCATTAAAACACAAGGGCATAGTCAGTTCAATTACTTGCATAAACGCCCCACGTGTAAAAGCCCGTCGGTCGAGAAACCAGAGCACTTGTCGAGTTTGAGCACTTGCAGAACGCGTCCCCGCGACGTGGCGAGCACCTCCAAGTTCGAATCTTCCACGATCATGCGCCGAAAGTGAAGCGACTTCAAGCAATCGAAAGACTGCGCGATCTCGGTCACCCAGGGAGTCACGTACCCGCCCCAATTCTCGGGTATCAGATTGAACATGGCGGCCCTCGGCTTCCCCTTGAGCTTGAGCGACTCGAGGTGCCTGAACCTCCTGCGCAGCCGTTCGGGGCTGGTGGTGTAGCAGAGGGCGATGGTGACGTGCTTCCTCGTGAGGGCGTCAATCTCGTACCAGCGGCGGCAGACCAGGGAAATCGCGTCCCGATCCTTGGGGTCGTCGATGTACGGCATGACGCAGGTCAACACGATGTCGGAAAGCCCCGGGCTGTCCGGCCTCTTCACGTTCCGATCCTCCATcacctccccctctctctctctatctatctctctctctctctcaagaacgGAAAAAGGGCAAAACCCTAAACCCGCCGCCGGAAAACCGCCCGCGAGGAGGCGGGCGACAGCTCACTCGTCGGAGCCGGCCAAGAACCCTAATCGGATCAGCCCGGAGCCGGCGGCCGGATCCATCGAGAGGGGGGAGGGAAAGACCCGACCTTTAAGGGGTTCGGAAGAAGGAAGCGGAAAGCCTCGAGCAAGAGGACGCGCGAGCAGAAGCGCGGAAACGAACCCCCTCCCccccctctcctccctccctcaaCACTGCTCTCGAATCAATTttagaaagtagagagagaaagtagagagagagagagagagagagagagaaaaaaagggaatcttgacgagggaggaagaagatggagatgaagatggagatgaagaTGGAGGGAGGAACGTACGGACTGTATCGGGAAGAAGGGAGAGGAGTGGAGAAGGGAGGAGGGGGCAATCGGGAAAAGGAGATGAGAGGAGGGGCTCGACGAATAACGACTGATGTGTACGCGAAATGCtgagtgtagagagagagagagagcgggacGGACGGTTGGGATTGAggaataaattgcatcacacggCGACAGTTGGGGACAGTTTTATTgcgaggagagaggagagagaaatgcgGCTCTCAATcgccctgaaaaaaaaaaaaaaaagaaaaggacgaaagtgagagagagagagagagagagagagagagagagagggggcgagGGTTGAAAACAATTattgagaaaagcaaaaggaaaatttggaatttgttgtttttttttttcttttcttttttgggttaacGTTGTTAATTGATAATGATTATTAATAGGTTAATGGGTGGTGGGGGATGTAAGAaaggcagaggaggaggaaacgACAAAAGGGAGGCACCGGATTTGAGGGGGGCAAAAGCCCCCAATCAACGTCACATTTTAGTTGGACTCGggagaagggaagggaagggaagggaaggaaggaagggaggaggaggaagggcaAGTGAAGGAAAGCTCTCTTTtgcaaattattaaaatcaaCAATCAATTAATTAGAATTATTCgattaattaaggaaaaattattattattattattattattattattgttgttgttgtgacGAATGTTGGCACTGTGCGGTGTGGGATGGTAGTTGGTGTTGGTGTCGCCTCATGATTggatttattttgttcattttcctgtctctctctctctctctatctcctctGCTTTTTAACGGTCCTAAAGTGTCACTCCTCGCTTCCTCCGATCgcttttgttgtttcttgttttcggTTTCCTCGGCGCGTCGAAATCAGACGACGATTTTTGGTGCTTCGTTTTTCTCGATGGACTCCTTATTCTTCTTTATTTGGAGCTTCGAGGGATATCGAATTCGTAAAGACTTTTTCTGCTTTCTTGGCGTTTTGAGTCGCGGTTTCCGCGAAAGCTGGTAAACGGATAAAACATAAAAGGTGGGCGATGATTTGACACATGATTCTTCCATCCGGAACCGCGTCCTCATTCATTCCACGATATCGGCGACGGTTGAACGTGTGAGAAAGTTTTGATTGTCAATAGGACGACGCTGCATATTCAACATGGGAAATGAATTCGTGCAAACCATGATGGGTCGTCCGACCTGATGACTCGGTATCTTTTGATCGCGAGGTCACAGGGTTCGTACCAGTTTAGCTACAGCGCTTGCCGGCTCGCTTTTTgttaaaaacaaacaaataaacaaataaagacGGAATTGCGGACCTACGATGCCTCGTTAGGATTGAAGTGACAGAAACATTCTAAGGTGCACGAGCATACGCGCCCATGCATAGGTCCAGTACATTCCGACCCTTATATCTCATGGGTCCAAACGTGGAATTCGTTGCGTCTAACCCGTGCGCGTACCAAAATTCTTcggaagaaaatcttttgaaagagttTATAAGCTTTCAAACATACGGCCAGCTTATTGAATACAACTccctctataaaaaaaaaggaaaaataggaaaagggaaaacgacagagactttttttttttttttttttttttttttggggtgccAAGGACCAAGGGGGTGGCGCCAGATACTCTCCTGATGAGAATGAGATTCCGGCGAGGGCCAATTTCTGCATTGCGTCATGGAAAATTACTGGGGACATTGGATGGACGGATGGATGTGGACAGCATCATCGTGGGAAGGGAAAGCTTTTTCCACGGACCAAAAGCgacaaggaaaaaaatcatgttCGACAGCTGTAACATCCAATCACCGTCCGTTGAAAGTCAAAGCTCCCTCCATTGCATCTTTGCTATTGCTATTGCGATTGCTATTTTGCTATTGCCAGAagccggagagagagagagagagagaactagcCTGTGTACGAATGCATCTCCAAGATCCAtcaacgacgacgacgaccaccaccaccaccaccacccacagGAATCAGATGGGACTCATCACCTGTAAACCATCTGAACAGATGATGATGCTTCTTTGGCCTGTGACAATCGTACCCTCACACGTTTTATTCGGTTCTTCTTTCCACGGATTCGGTTTCTTGTGAATGCCGCATAGCCGCCATGTCGCCGGATTCTCAAAAACTGCTCGTCACCCGATAAGTGAAATGATAACGCGGACATAACGAGTTCACAGTCCCGTCGAGGAAATATTGTCAACTGGAAACTCGAAAAAGTTTAAAAGCCGTGCCTTTTTGGATTATTGATCAATGCGTTTCTCAGTTTTGCTTTCGAGATATAcatggagaaaaatgaaactcaaGCCAAAACAGGAATTAGATGGGACTCATCACCTGAGATGACAATGCTTCTTTGGATGATTGATCATCGTGCCCTTAAATGTTttactcattttttatttttttttgccatggATTCGATTTCTTGTAAGTGTAGTATAGCTGCCATGTCTCATTCTCGAAAACCGTTCATCACTTGACAAATAAAATGATGACACGGACATAAAGAGTCCACGGTCTCGTTAAGGGAATATtgtcgattagaaactcaaaaAGGTTAATAAATCGTGTCctttcaaatcattgattggTGCGTATCTCTCAATAAATCTTTCAAGATATACAcggagaaaaatgaaactcgagccaaaaaagaaaatctaaataaagttctatttaggtttttgttttttgctttgaGAATGAGCAACAAAGTCCGTAAGACTTGATACTCCGTGACTAATCAAATGGAGATACTATGCAATGTCTCGAgagcattttaatttatttttttgttttttttaaaggggAACAAGGATTCGTGGCGGGGGCGAATCGAGATGGACAAGAAGAATCATATCTCGTAAATTTCTAAGCGACGTAGAAGTGGAGTATCATCTTTGGTTCCTCAAACGGAAAGGAATCGGTTAATATAGAAATGGTGCCTATGCGATGGAGATTTTCCGGGGCAGGTGGGCTTGCAAGGTCAACCACAAATGTCATTCgtacatatttatatatatatatacgtacTGACTCagtacaatatatatatatatatatatatatatattatatatattatatatatgatgCAGATCTAGCAGATTTAGTGCACATCCCATGCCAGGATCGATATCTCCTACTAGTCGTGCCCTATTCGATAGGGAAGTTTAATTTTCAGGGCTCGTGCACCGCGCCTCATACTTTAAAATACGGCTGCAACATGGGAGGTGAAAAATCTGAACCCAAACAAGtagaaagtcaaaaaaagaggATGCACAAATGCATATTCAACTCGCCCATCGCCATCGCGCCGCGTGATCGCACGGGGGCGGCCCTTGGCTAGCGATCCCGAACAGCGGGCCCCGCCCGCGAGCTCGGACCGATCCGAAACCGGGGGATGACGTGAGGATCCGGCAGCTGCGAATTGACTCCGTCTCGCTCACGGGTCAAGATAAGATCATTGCCCCTCCCGTCCACAGGAGCCGGGGAGCGGTCGCTGTTGGGGCCAaaagcgagagcgagagagcaTCCGGTGACTCGAGGCCAGAGCAGCAAATGGGCAAATATCCTAATGTCAAGTTGCGGGGGGGTTGGGGGGGAGGAACTTAAAGTAAAGAATCTACGTGTACGATTGTGTGCTGGTGCTACGTCCTCATCCCTCTTTTGACAATAAGGCGGTCACTCACCACGTCCACTAGCTGTTGCCCTGATTTGTAGCAATAATGCGCACAAAACaaggctgttttttttttttttttttgcccttctTTCAACCTTCGATTGAGGTTTTTTCTGTTAGCTACTCGATGCGGTCTGCCAATGTAGGATGAGCTAGAGGACTGCATTAAAAATTAATGGGCACGTAAGTTttcatcattatttatttatttatttatttattttatttttctgttaaaGGTGGGGTTGAGGAGATGGGTACGGGGGCCCATTTGCGGAAAATCCTATCCGAATTGAGTAGGATTTGGTGAGTAGGGGGGAGATTAGAGCGGCATCGAGATTTGTTGCGGGGCGCGCTCTTAGATCAGCTGCCTATGGGACGGATGATAGGGGCGCTAGGCTGTTTTAGATAATATTCATTACACACGTCGAGCTGCCATAACGTGGCCTAGAAAGGAGGAGCAAACTCTGGAACGACAATAATGCCTTTGTCCCTCGAGATTCTCGTTAACATAATCCCCGCCTTGCCTCCCTTTTAAGGCAAGGGACGAAAAAGGGGACGAGGGTTTGTTGTCGTCAAGATCCCCGCTCGTGCTGCGGTGGAGTCGCGGTTGATCTGGGGGGTTATTCTAGAGTCGGGGAGGGCCTTGAAGGCGTCGTCTGGAAGGACCCACGGTGGTGCAAATACTGTAAATTGAAGCGCAATAATTGCGGTTGTCCCGCGATTAACCTAGATAAAAGAATTTCGATGACCGCATATCTTATTAATTCCAAGAACCGTGAGACGGGCTTTATGTATTGGTCCCCAGTCCAGGTTTAGAGAAGATTATTGTCGAACTGCGCAGGGATATCGTTCGATGTAACCCCTTCGGAGAAACAACATGCACACCAGATATAACGGAGATAGGGGGGgctataaaagaaaaagcaaactcGATATCCATTTACAGCTATCAAGACAACAAAAGCAGCCCTTAACGTCCACATTTTAAGATACCAACTACAGAGGCGAAAACAGAGCGTCAAAGGCAGCAAAAGCCCCAATTTGGGGGGAActtatttcgattaaaatacggAAAAACCTGCTGCATATATCTACACTTCCCTACTTAACAGAAACGAATGACACATCTGACACATCGAACATCCTCAATCTGTTTTCCCGGCATCCTCGGAAAGGGAACCATCAACATCTGCGTTTGATTCGCCGAAGCTGCTAGATCCATTCAGCTGAACATCTAAACCGCTGACGACATCACAACTCTTCACCGCACTCTCCACTGCAGATCTACCGGACAGGGAGAACAATCCCATGGCAGCAAGACCTCTGCTCGAAAAAGCGTCAACATCCCTTATCCCGCTGTACAGACCCCTGCTTCCAGCAACGACTGCACTTTGCTTCTCATCAGCGCCACTCAGTACAACAGGCAGCATGCTAATCGACTGAGTAACCGTGGGGCTTGAGCCACTGATCAGAAGGCGCAGAGTTTCTCTTGCACCCTCTTCAACCACCGAACTCGTCTCAGGAATCAATGGACTCACAAGTTTCGGGTTCAGGGGCCCAATGGCAGTCGTGACAGTGGGCCCCGCGCTCACCAGGTAACCTTGTCCTGCTGAGCAGAAATCAATGACTGGAACATGAACAATCGAATCGCACATCAAAGGTGTAAAGGTCGGAATTTGTTGGGAACTGGGCTTTGGTAGACAGGCCAACGGGTCTGGAAGAATAGTTGGAAAATCTAGCGGAGGAAGGTCTCCCAAGTTTAAAGGTGATGTCGCCATCAATAGACTGGAGGGTACAGGAGgtagaaaagaagataaagatgGAACCAAAAATCCATCTGAAGCAGAAGCACGTTCAGGAGGTGGATCTGGGTGTTCCAGGGTCGATGCCCCAGGAGGGCACAGACAGTAGTATGGGGAGAAAATGGGTTGACATAAAGAAGGGACTTGAGACGATGTGCTTAAACGGGGTGGGAATGTCAATTTCCCTAGTGATTCCAGGACATCGGATGGAGTGAGGGAATTATTCTCCAGTGAATCTTGAGTTTGAAAGATGTTGCAAGAACTTGAATTGAAAGTATCAGCAACCATTGGTAAAGCAGCTGACAAGTTGTCAACTGCTGCGAAGTGATTTTCCCCAAGCTTCCTCAACTTCTCCCTCGTGCTCCTTGTGGTCAAGTTTCTGACAAGACCTTCTTTGAACGAACTTGCTCTGGGACTGAGGCCTTGATGGCATGAATTAGCTTTTACTATTTGACTGCTGGCATAGGAAGGGCGAAGGGATTTAGATGAAGTAAACGATTGTGTATTTTCGCTTGCATTGGGAACATCAGTCCCAATACCATCTGATAGCATTGGGATGCCTGAAGAGCTAGCTTGGCTTTTACTTACAACCGATCCCATTAGATATGCTCGGAGGTGAATTGCAAAGCACTCAAGACGTGACCCATCAATTCCAGTCAACTCAGCAATAGCAGGTCTCTGATTGAGTAAATCCCTCATCTGCGATGGCAAAACAAGGAAATACATATATGATTAGCATCCAACTTTTCAAAGAAACTATGACCGTTGAAAATTGACATCCCACAGAAACTTGACATGATTCAACCTTTTCATTTAGGCGCTACACATCCCCCATACAACAGGATAGGATTTTCAACTTATTATAGTGTCAACAACACTAAAAGGTAACGGCTATTCCTCAATAAAGCATTTACAAATACCCCACAGCTAATCACTCTTTAAGTTCATCATAACTAACTGAACATCTTTCACTTGCACTTTCCTGTGGATGTCAACACATAAATTGAGCGTACCcacaataattaaatgcaaacCTTACCTTTCTAAGCAATTCAGTTCCCAAGAGCTTTGATTTCTCTGAGCACCAAAAGTAAAATGCATTTCCATCCAGAACTTTGAGAACAAATGATCTACCCGAAGCATCTTCAGATATTTCCTCAATTACAACGAAAGAAGATTCGATAGAGCTGCTTAAAGTAACTAGCCTCTCTGTCTGACCATTGTCCCCAACAAATGACAAGCGCAAATCAGATGTTGGCAGAAGACTCAGATTTAAGTTCCCCCTGTGTCAATGAAAGAACGAAACAGGAAATGGATTCTCAGAAACAGTCCGGCTAGATAAATTTACTGGGGAAAATATCGATGCAAAAACGCATGGATGCGGAAAAATTGGTATATTTCCATGAAAAAAGAATCCACCGCATTTACGAAAGTACAATTTTAAGTGAGGAATGAGGAAAACTCATCTTATGATGAACCATTATAActcttcaatttgatttgactATGAAATGCAACATGCATTCACATGAGCTGTCAGTTTTTTTCCATTATAACCTTTATTGCACTTGCCGgactattcatttttttccaggtgaaaacattaaaaaaaaaaaattgctattcTCTAGTAATTTAATGGACATACAACCAAGAAACAATCAAAACTGTCAGTTTCTTTGAGACAGGTGAGAAATTAGCTAGCTAGTGAAAGAAAGATCACTATAGCAATGTGTTAACGACTAATAAACAAATCTCCTTCAAAAACACTAAATGGGATTATTATCGCCCGTCACATACATCATGGATTTAGCTCAAgatcttctttaattttttctcttttgctgcaTATCTCAAGACTTTGGCCAAATTTCTCAGGTAACGTTACCTAAAAAAGAATCCATCATGTATCCTTCTAACTGCAACCTAGTCTGTACATGCTTATTCTGGCTGCACCTATGATTTGATTCCAGGACATCTTACAAAAGGTATTTCATTTGCATAACTTTTAAACATCCAAAATAACTCCAGAAATTCTAACAATATCTGGAAAGACCAAGCAGTTCCGGGGATGAGCACCATGCGGTGAGACAGATATAAACAGTAAGCACCATCAATGTTCAAGGAAATGGAGAGGAAATCATGACAGATTACAAggataatataaaaaatcagTGCATATAACTTTTAATTGTCAAACGCACGCAATGACAACAAATTGACTGAAGAGAACTTGGTGAGATCAGAGTTGCAATATCATGAGACCTACCTAAATGACAAGCATAAGAACAGAAATTGTCACTATCATTTTATATTTGTAGAATTCAGATCCTATATACATTCAAAAAGCAACAGTCGACACTATAATATAGGAGCATGAAACTACCTTGACTCCCCTTTAATTCAGAGATCATAATAAGATACGCCCACTTCACCTACAAGTCAAAAGACATATTTATTGGGGAGGATGAACATGGTTACCAACAAGAAGCGACAGCATTAATCCTCAACCTAAGATTATTTTCAGTGATATCATGGACCGTACGCAATGTTGATATTATTCAAGTATTCTCCACCATTTCTTGGGAT
This Eucalyptus grandis isolate ANBG69807.140 chromosome 7, ASM1654582v1, whole genome shotgun sequence DNA region includes the following protein-coding sequences:
- the LOC104454371 gene encoding uncharacterized protein LOC104454371, with product MASSGDRESDENRRAQPGREGLGESSPMDASSSAESRPGSGASRSGAGEEIGVAERLADVFAGDGDGDLLMQRSDREDRVLLWLQALDMQVMGACRADERLKPLLKSTGTNSAAEDRLLAHLSQHFEPAEVGILARCFCMPLVSIRVGKINKRGTLLCPASTRGNLNLSLLPTSDLRLSFVGDNGQTERLVTLSSSIESSFVVIEEISEDASGRSFVLKVLDGNAFYFWCSEKSKLLGTELLRKMRDLLNQRPAIAELTGIDGSRLECFAIHLRAYLMGSVVSKSQASSSGIPMLSDGIGTDVPNASENTQSFTSSKSLRPSYASSQIVKANSCHQGLSPRASSFKEGLVRNLTTRSTREKLRKLGENHFAAVDNLSAALPMVADTFNSSSCNIFQTQDSLENNSLTPSDVLESLGKLTFPPRLSTSSQVPSLCQPIFSPYYCLCPPGASTLEHPDPPPERASASDGFLVPSLSSFLPPVPSSLLMATSPLNLGDLPPLDFPTILPDPLACLPKPSSQQIPTFTPLMCDSIVHVPVIDFCSAGQGYLVSAGPTVTTAIGPLNPKLVSPLIPETSSVVEEGARETLRLLISGSSPTVTQSISMLPVVLSGADEKQSAVVAGSRGLYSGIRDVDAFSSRGLAAMGLFSLSGRSAVESAVKSCDVVSGLDVQLNGSSSFGESNADVDGSLSEDAGKTD